A region of Flammeovirga agarivorans DNA encodes the following proteins:
- a CDS encoding LysO family transporter — protein METLLFLGGGVLVGYLFRKRASLQEKVEKGISVMIWVLLFFLGISIGANQEVIESIHIIGWKAFILTIGGIAGSIACSYLVYLKFFKS, from the coding sequence ATGGAAACACTTTTGTTTTTAGGTGGAGGGGTACTCGTTGGGTACCTCTTCAGAAAAAGAGCTTCTCTACAGGAAAAAGTAGAGAAAGGAATTTCAGTAATGATATGGGTATTGCTTTTCTTTTTAGGTATCTCTATTGGTGCAAATCAAGAAGTAATTGAGAGTATTCACATCATTGGCTGGAAGGCATTTATCCTAACGATTGGCGGAATTGCAGGAAGTATCGCCTGTTCATATTTAGTGTATCTGAAATTTTTTAAATCATGA
- a CDS encoding lysine exporter LysO family protein codes for MKGTLITLAFFVGGCILSLLGITPDFFIENDLSTYALYILMALVGVSLGLDESSIDILKKANLGLVLVPVSIGFGSIIGAGLAYTLIAESFREGMAVGAGFGYYSLSSIYISNTYDTTLGVIALLSNISRELLTLLITPILVKRFGKMSPIASAGATSMDTTLPVITQFSGKEYALVSLFSGIVLTIMVPILLPIIL; via the coding sequence ATGAAAGGAACCCTCATTACACTAGCTTTTTTTGTCGGAGGATGCATATTGTCCTTATTGGGTATCACACCAGATTTTTTTATCGAAAACGATCTTAGCACCTACGCCCTCTATATTTTGATGGCATTGGTAGGCGTAAGTTTAGGGTTGGATGAATCATCAATTGATATCCTTAAAAAAGCAAACTTAGGATTGGTATTGGTACCTGTATCGATAGGTTTTGGAAGTATTATCGGAGCAGGCTTGGCTTACACTTTAATTGCTGAATCGTTTAGAGAAGGAATGGCAGTAGGGGCAGGCTTTGGATACTACAGTTTGTCGAGTATTTATATCTCCAACACCTATGATACCACCTTGGGAGTAATTGCTTTATTGTCGAATATTTCTAGAGAATTATTGACACTGCTAATTACACCAATTTTAGTGAAACGTTTTGGTAAAATGTCGCCAATTGCTAGTGCAGGAGCGACGTCAATGGATACCACTTTACCAGTTATCACCCAATTTTCAGGAAAAGAATATGCATTGGTATCATTATTTAGTGGGATCGTCCTTACCATTATGGTACCCATATTATTACCAATAATATTATAA
- a CDS encoding SusC/RagA family TonB-linked outer membrane protein, translated as MKLNFTHLSNKSLRLLMVIGLFMCSLSSYAQNRIIKGHVTDETGSGTPGVNIVITGTTIGTVTDISGNFALEVANGNTIEFRYIGYVTQTLEVVASRDEYNVQLQVDAQELEEIVVVGYGVQKKSDLSSAVSTVKADEANKIAAASSASMLQGRTSGVSVINGGAPGTTPYIKIRGMSSFGDVQPLFVIDGIPGGDISMINPDDIASFEILKDGAAAAIYGSLAANGVVLVTTKSGKKNQKMKIDFNMYSGIQKATNQLPMANSEEWYSIMNQSYNNSIADGSLAESAKPAYLQAGSGFDLNNYANTDWQNETLQTGIIQNYSLGMSGGGESSNYNFSMNYFNQDGVVINTGTERYNFRYKSTFEKGNLKISPNIIYTHTVTDNNTMSMSNMQKALPLVAVNDPSKESGYGYINEYDIRSGANPVGQSEIINSQDTKDQLQANLGLNYQFSDHFFAMGNLGYTKNFFQNRYYAPAYVLASDTQRQDPYLSEYRSDWSDLNYDFTLNYMNTFGKHSVSAMAGIVGYKYDYQNIDMNVTGGAMFPDFGGLNPSFGGMASGDFIGAGGFQTVTRFSYMTRLNYSYDDRYLVQATVRTDGSSKFGENNRWGTFPSVSAAWKIHNEEFFGGMTDIFSELKLRGSYGILGRETTLDAYSRQALVENGFWYVWGGQPVGGIGSFEMANPDLAWEQSKTMNIGLDFGLLEDKIYGTFNYYENNSESLLMEEPNTPPSSGVEPPIVNLGTISNRGIEIELGYRGAVGDFKYDVKGNITTIKNEVVSLGGSDAMLPGNDIAYTGAQTFSAVGASASQFYMYKTNGIFQTQEQIDNYVGPEGTPIQPNAQPGDVIYVDVNGDGMIDSQDITDVGSPLPTLEYGLNLGFSYKGWDMSMFFQGVSGNKILNVNRYEMEAANNGFNVSSDLMNAWTPTNTNTDIPRNVQVDNNNNYMMSDRFLEDGSYFRLKNIQIGYSLPKSTLAKMKVEKLRIYVNADNLFTITDYSGYDPEIVPTDALTQGVDYGNYPMYQTFTAGVQVTF; from the coding sequence ATGAAATTAAACTTTACACACCTCTCCAATAAGTCATTGCGCTTATTGATGGTTATTGGGTTGTTTATGTGCTCATTGAGTTCATATGCACAAAATAGAATCATCAAAGGTCATGTTACTGATGAAACAGGGAGTGGCACACCAGGCGTTAACATTGTTATTACGGGAACAACAATAGGTACTGTAACAGACATTAGTGGTAATTTTGCTTTGGAAGTGGCCAATGGAAACACCATTGAATTCCGATACATTGGTTATGTTACTCAGACATTAGAAGTAGTAGCTTCAAGAGATGAATACAATGTTCAGTTACAAGTGGATGCTCAAGAATTGGAGGAAATTGTAGTCGTTGGTTACGGTGTCCAAAAGAAGAGTGATTTATCCAGTGCGGTTTCTACAGTAAAAGCCGATGAAGCTAACAAGATTGCAGCAGCCTCTTCTGCTTCTATGTTACAAGGTAGAACTTCTGGTGTATCCGTAATCAATGGAGGAGCTCCAGGTACGACACCTTATATCAAAATTAGAGGGATGTCCTCTTTTGGTGATGTGCAACCTTTATTTGTGATTGACGGAATCCCTGGCGGTGATATTTCTATGATTAACCCCGATGATATCGCATCTTTTGAAATTCTTAAAGATGGTGCTGCTGCAGCAATCTACGGTTCGTTAGCAGCAAACGGGGTAGTATTAGTTACTACAAAATCAGGAAAGAAAAACCAGAAGATGAAGATCGATTTCAATATGTATTCTGGTATCCAAAAAGCAACCAATCAGTTACCAATGGCTAACTCTGAAGAATGGTATTCTATTATGAACCAATCTTACAATAATTCTATTGCAGATGGATCATTAGCGGAGTCAGCAAAGCCTGCTTATTTACAGGCAGGTTCTGGATTTGATTTAAATAACTATGCTAACACCGATTGGCAAAATGAGACTTTACAAACAGGTATTATCCAAAATTATTCATTAGGAATGTCTGGTGGTGGAGAGTCATCAAATTATAACTTCTCGATGAACTACTTTAACCAAGATGGGGTAGTGATCAATACAGGTACTGAAAGATATAACTTCAGATATAAATCGACTTTCGAAAAAGGTAATTTGAAGATTTCACCAAATATTATTTATACGCATACGGTAACAGATAACAATACAATGAGTATGTCAAATATGCAAAAGGCATTACCATTGGTTGCTGTAAATGATCCATCAAAAGAGTCAGGTTACGGTTATATTAATGAGTATGATATTCGTAGTGGAGCTAATCCTGTAGGCCAATCGGAAATCATCAATTCACAAGACACAAAAGATCAGTTGCAAGCGAATTTGGGATTAAACTATCAGTTTAGCGATCATTTCTTTGCAATGGGTAATTTAGGTTACACTAAGAATTTCTTCCAAAATAGATATTATGCTCCTGCATATGTTCTTGCTTCAGATACGCAAAGACAAGATCCTTACTTAAGTGAATACCGTTCAGATTGGAGTGATTTAAACTATGACTTCACATTGAACTATATGAATACTTTTGGTAAGCACAGTGTATCAGCCATGGCCGGTATTGTTGGATACAAGTACGACTATCAAAATATTGATATGAATGTAACAGGAGGAGCGATGTTCCCTGACTTTGGAGGATTAAATCCATCTTTTGGAGGTATGGCTTCTGGTGATTTCATTGGTGCAGGTGGATTCCAAACAGTCACTCGTTTCAGTTACATGACAAGGTTAAACTATAGCTACGATGATCGTTATTTAGTACAAGCGACAGTAAGAACAGATGGTTCGTCTAAGTTTGGAGAAAACAACCGTTGGGGTACTTTCCCATCCGTTTCAGCGGCTTGGAAAATCCATAATGAAGAGTTCTTCGGTGGTATGACAGACATCTTCTCTGAACTAAAACTTAGAGGTTCATATGGTATCTTAGGTAGAGAAACTACATTGGATGCTTACTCTCGTCAGGCTTTAGTAGAGAATGGCTTCTGGTATGTTTGGGGTGGTCAGCCTGTAGGTGGTATCGGTTCTTTTGAAATGGCCAATCCAGACTTAGCATGGGAACAATCAAAAACGATGAATATTGGTTTAGACTTTGGTTTATTAGAGGATAAGATCTACGGTACTTTCAATTACTATGAAAATAACTCGGAATCATTATTAATGGAAGAACCAAATACACCTCCTTCTTCAGGTGTTGAACCTCCAATTGTCAACCTAGGAACAATTTCTAACAGAGGTATTGAGATTGAGTTAGGATACAGAGGAGCAGTTGGTGATTTTAAATATGATGTAAAGGGTAACATCACAACGATCAAAAATGAAGTAGTATCGTTAGGTGGTTCAGACGCAATGCTTCCGGGTAATGATATTGCCTACACAGGTGCACAGACGTTTTCTGCAGTAGGCGCATCCGCTTCTCAGTTTTACATGTACAAAACAAATGGAATCTTCCAAACTCAAGAGCAAATTGATAACTATGTTGGACCTGAGGGTACTCCAATTCAGCCTAATGCCCAACCAGGTGATGTTATCTATGTAGACGTTAACGGAGACGGCATGATCGATTCACAAGATATCACAGATGTTGGATCGCCATTACCTACTTTAGAATATGGCTTAAATCTAGGATTCTCTTATAAAGGTTGGGACATGTCGATGTTCTTCCAAGGGGTGTCTGGAAATAAGATTCTTAACGTCAATAGATATGAAATGGAAGCAGCCAACAATGGCTTTAACGTATCCTCTGACCTAATGAATGCTTGGACACCAACAAACACAAATACAGATATTCCAAGAAATGTTCAGGTAGACAATAACAATAACTATATGATGTCAGATAGATTCTTAGAAGACGGTTCTTACTTCCGTTTAAAGAACATCCAAATTGGGTACTCTTTACCAAAATCTACTTTAGCTAAAATGAAGGTGGAGAAATTAAGAATTTATGTAAATGCGGATAACTTGTTTACGATCACAGATTATTCAGGGTATGATCCAGAAATTGTTCCTACTGATGCACTAACACAAGGTGTAGACTACGGAAACTATCCAATGTATCAGACCTTTACAGCGGGTGTACAAGTTACTTTCTAA
- a CDS encoding RagB/SusD family nutrient uptake outer membrane protein, translating into MKKLSIYIFAFVALFSLGACDNYLDQESPDQPTTDQVWQSYEAAEKYLASAYSYISANGWRYHEYYYLPQNFRADDLFPENGTTAWSYLARIVGFNNTASDGVPSELWTNWYKGVKLANDVIANVPEMEMLSEDEKNELVAEAKYLRGFYFLNLQMNFHAIIMPVTVAESSEDLQLGTSTKQQVFDQVVEDLAFAAQHLPSDWDADQWGRATKHAANAFLGKAHLYMGNYQNAVEAFNKISGHDLVDGDQYRGMFDGTLEQNIEVLFSRGYTEEQMDALGLYHQIGVAMAPGDLQGGWNMASVSNYFMNQLEAGDVRKAASVLEHGEEFDGQTIEFLNPEFKMSIKYVESLESISINRSVVDIILMRYADVLLMQAEANYELGNEGVALNLVNRIRNRAGLANSNASGTDLRDEIRKQRMIELIGENSRYYDLVRWGIVKEQLEMAQQPYAQNHEEKHNFFPIPLEEVQRNPNVEPTPGF; encoded by the coding sequence ATGAAAAAATTATCAATATATATATTCGCTTTTGTAGCACTATTTTCATTAGGTGCCTGTGATAATTACTTAGATCAAGAATCACCGGATCAACCTACAACGGATCAGGTATGGCAAAGCTATGAGGCAGCGGAAAAATACTTGGCTTCAGCTTACTCATACATTTCAGCCAATGGCTGGAGATACCATGAGTACTATTACCTACCACAAAACTTTAGAGCGGACGACCTATTTCCTGAAAACGGAACAACAGCATGGTCTTATTTAGCTAGAATTGTTGGCTTTAATAATACAGCTTCGGACGGTGTACCATCTGAGTTGTGGACGAATTGGTACAAAGGGGTGAAGTTAGCGAATGATGTTATCGCCAATGTTCCAGAAATGGAAATGCTTTCCGAAGACGAAAAGAACGAATTAGTTGCTGAAGCAAAATACCTAAGAGGCTTCTACTTCTTGAATTTACAGATGAATTTCCATGCGATCATTATGCCTGTAACTGTAGCAGAAAGTTCTGAAGATCTTCAGTTAGGAACATCTACAAAGCAACAGGTATTTGATCAAGTAGTAGAAGATCTTGCTTTTGCTGCCCAACATTTACCTTCAGATTGGGATGCAGACCAATGGGGAAGAGCAACAAAACATGCTGCAAATGCATTTTTAGGTAAGGCACACCTTTATATGGGTAATTACCAAAATGCTGTGGAAGCGTTCAATAAAATTTCAGGACATGACCTAGTGGATGGTGATCAATATAGAGGAATGTTTGATGGAACATTGGAGCAAAATATTGAGGTATTATTTTCTAGAGGCTATACTGAGGAGCAAATGGATGCATTAGGATTGTATCATCAAATTGGTGTAGCAATGGCTCCTGGCGATCTTCAAGGGGGCTGGAATATGGCAAGTGTATCAAATTATTTTATGAATCAGTTAGAGGCTGGTGATGTAAGAAAAGCGGCATCTGTATTAGAGCATGGTGAAGAATTTGATGGTCAAACTATTGAATTTTTAAACCCTGAATTTAAGATGAGCATTAAATATGTGGAATCTTTAGAATCGATTTCTATTAACCGTTCTGTGGTAGATATTATTCTAATGCGTTATGCTGATGTTCTTTTAATGCAGGCAGAAGCAAATTACGAATTAGGTAATGAAGGAGTAGCTTTAAACTTAGTCAACAGAATTAGAAATAGAGCTGGATTAGCAAATTCAAATGCATCAGGTACTGATTTAAGAGATGAAATCAGAAAGCAAAGAATGATTGAACTCATCGGTGAAAATTCGAGATATTATGATCTGGTACGTTGGGGAATCGTTAAAGAGCAATTAGAAATGGCTCAACAACCTTATGCACAAAACCATGAAGAAAAACATAATTTTTTTCCAATCCCATTAGAGGAAGTACAAAGAAATCCAAATGTTGAACCAACCCCTGGTTTCTAA
- the mgrA gene encoding L-glyceraldehyde 3-phosphate reductase produces MNISDKAPVTPYLPNENRYEKMEYQRCGNSGILLPKISLGLWHNFGYNDHFGNARNILRKAFDLGITHLDLANNYGPPYGSAEENFGRILNMDFKSYRDELFIATKAGYDMWPGPYGNWGSKKYLIASLDQSLKRMGLEYVDVFYHHRPDPETPLEETMSALSQIVKQGKALYIGLSRYSPEDTEKASNMLREMGTPLLIHQSKYSMFEREVESALMPKLSELNVGSIVFSPLAQGMLTNKYVNGIPDDSRAKKNNTYLNLEAVENNLDQIKALHQIALERGQKLSQMAIAWLLNNPSVTTVLVGASSPHQLEENIGSLSQLQFSDEELEKIEAILK; encoded by the coding sequence ATGAACATATCTGATAAAGCCCCTGTTACTCCATACCTTCCCAATGAAAACCGATACGAGAAAATGGAGTATCAACGTTGTGGAAACAGTGGTATTTTATTGCCAAAGATCTCTTTAGGCTTGTGGCACAACTTCGGTTATAATGACCACTTTGGTAATGCAAGAAACATTCTTAGAAAAGCATTCGATCTAGGTATCACACATTTAGACCTAGCCAATAACTATGGGCCTCCTTATGGATCTGCTGAAGAAAACTTTGGTAGGATCCTCAATATGGATTTCAAAAGTTATAGAGATGAACTATTTATTGCCACAAAAGCAGGGTATGATATGTGGCCTGGTCCTTATGGCAATTGGGGATCTAAGAAGTACCTAATAGCTAGTTTAGATCAAAGCTTAAAAAGGATGGGATTGGAGTATGTAGATGTATTTTATCATCATAGACCAGATCCAGAAACCCCTTTAGAAGAAACGATGAGTGCTTTATCACAAATTGTAAAACAAGGAAAGGCACTATATATAGGTTTATCTCGCTATAGTCCAGAAGACACAGAAAAGGCATCAAATATGTTGCGAGAGATGGGTACTCCTCTATTAATCCATCAATCAAAATATTCTATGTTTGAAAGAGAAGTTGAATCTGCCTTAATGCCGAAATTAAGTGAATTAAATGTGGGGTCGATTGTTTTTTCTCCTTTGGCTCAAGGCATGCTTACAAACAAGTATGTCAATGGTATTCCAGATGATTCAAGAGCGAAGAAAAACAATACATATCTCAACTTAGAAGCAGTAGAAAATAACCTGGATCAAATTAAAGCATTACACCAAATCGCATTGGAAAGGGGGCAAAAGCTATCACAAATGGCTATTGCTTGGTTACTCAATAATCCGTCTGTGACAACCGTTCTTGTAGGTGCCAGTTCACCACATCAGTTGGAAGAAAATATTGGAAGTCTATCACAACTTCAATTTTCGGACGAAGAATTGGAAAAGATTGAAGCTATCTTGAAATAA
- a CDS encoding winged helix-turn-helix transcriptional regulator, whose translation MGRKVIDNPNMCSLVYAMNVIGGKWKPIILYLLANGSMRFGKLLMFTPTISKKVLTEQLKELEEDGLIIRTKYPEVPPRVEYSLSEKGKGLLPVLKALSDWTFDTFEEENFEQCRIVTL comes from the coding sequence ATGGGAAGAAAAGTGATTGACAATCCAAATATGTGTTCATTAGTCTATGCAATGAACGTTATTGGAGGGAAGTGGAAGCCAATAATTCTTTATTTATTAGCAAATGGAAGTATGCGATTTGGTAAACTTTTGATGTTTACCCCTACTATATCTAAAAAGGTATTGACTGAACAATTAAAAGAGCTGGAGGAAGACGGGTTAATCATTAGAACTAAATACCCTGAGGTACCACCTAGAGTCGAATATTCGCTATCTGAAAAAGGGAAAGGTTTGTTACCTGTATTAAAAGCTTTAAGTGATTGGACTTTCGATACGTTTGAAGAGGAGAATTTTGAACAATGTAGAATTGTAACATTATAG
- a CDS encoding NAD(P)H-dependent oxidoreductase, whose product MKKILIINGHQYYEFSEGKLNASFIEKAKTILNEENFEIKETAASEKYDVKEEVEKFIWADIVFVQTPLNWMSVSWSFKKYLDDVLTLGMMGSMSKGDGRTSENPKNNYGLGGLLEGKYMFSVTANAPKEAFNNPDEKFFNGISEDDLLLPMHLNFKWFGLEPLATFFSYDVMKNPEVENDFIRFENHIKEELINKSK is encoded by the coding sequence ATGAAGAAAATATTAATAATTAACGGACATCAGTACTACGAATTCTCTGAGGGTAAGTTGAATGCATCTTTTATTGAAAAGGCAAAAACGATTTTAAACGAAGAAAACTTCGAAATAAAAGAAACAGCTGCATCAGAAAAATATGATGTAAAAGAGGAGGTTGAGAAATTTATCTGGGCGGATATTGTCTTTGTACAAACCCCTTTAAATTGGATGAGTGTATCATGGAGTTTTAAGAAATACTTGGATGATGTTCTTACACTAGGAATGATGGGTAGTATGTCGAAAGGTGATGGTAGAACTTCGGAGAACCCTAAAAACAATTATGGCCTTGGTGGGTTATTGGAAGGTAAATATATGTTTTCTGTCACAGCAAATGCCCCAAAAGAAGCCTTTAATAACCCTGATGAAAAATTCTTTAATGGAATCTCAGAGGATGATTTATTACTTCCTATGCATTTGAATTTTAAATGGTTTGGACTAGAACCCCTTGCCACTTTCTTTTCTTATGATGTGATGAAAAACCCTGAAGTTGAAAATGATTTTATACGTTTCGAAAATCATATTAAAGAAGAATTAATCAATAAATCAAAGTAA